A window of Fusarium musae strain F31 chromosome 1, whole genome shotgun sequence genomic DNA:
CACCTATATCCTTGACATCAGCCAAAGGAGAGACACGAGGAGACATGCCACCTCGTCTTTCTGTCTCTGCCAGCTGCAGTGATGTTCTCAACTCGAATAATGTGTCTCCACCAAGCATAGCACCGATGAAAGGAGAGTCAGGTTTGAGGACATTGTTGATCTGAGTGAGGATACCGGGTAGATCGTTGATCCAATGGAGACTCAATGAGCTCATCACTAGGTCAAAGGAAGCAGGCTCGAAAGGGATCGTTTCTTCATCGTCCACAACCGTTCGCGTGATGTTGACTTTATTGTTGAACTCATGATCAGCATCACGGTGAAGCAGTGAATGAGACGAATCAGCAGCAACCAATTCGTCAATACGAGTTGCCAGTGGTGGTGACTCAGGTGTGTTAGGGTCAGGATCAGGATTCTCCCGGACCAAAGCTCGTGCGATGTTGCATGAATTTGCGCCGAGATCCAACACTCGAGGAAATCTGCGTTTGATATCCTATTGGTATGTGAGAAGTGAGTGCTGCTTCAAGAACGTGGTTACTTACTAGAAGTCTTTCTGATACCCGAATTGCAACCTCATCCTTGAGGTAATCAGCTTCCCGGCCTTGTTCAGAGTTGATACCAGCTCGCTCCTTTTGTAACCATTTTGTGTGGCGATTGAAAACTTGGAAACGAGGTGCTCCAGCAGCTTGAATAGCATAAAACCGTTGATTTGAGATGTGACGATAGAGATTGGCCGGCTGTGACAAAGTCCGTAGACTACATCGCATTGCCAATCGTGAAACCATGCAAGACGGCATTGCGAACTGTATTCAATCAAGCTATCTTTGGGCTTTGAAAGGAATGTGAAGTTTGCTTATGTAGAATAACGATAGCCCTCGTGTATTGATGCAAttgaagtcatgatgaattTGATAGCTCCATGGAAGCACTCTGGCACTTTACTGGCTGCAATGTTAAAGTGCACGAAGCACGGACCATGCGTAACCTTGAGCGGTTAAACCCTTTCTGGCCATTATTGCACCCGTAGGGGGCAGGAGGCTTCTCAGAGGCTCCAAGTTACTGGCACTGGCCTGGGTGTGGGATGACAGTTGAACACGCTTCtcacctcctcttccaccaaTTTTGCTAACTATTGATAAACATATCTTCCTTTTCTCCTTGTGCCCTTCTGTGTCGCTCGGTGTAGGGACTCTCTAGTGCTCTCATATCACCGACACGCTTATAATACAATCCCCTCTCGCCTGTCGTAGCCCTTGTCATTCCCCCGACTCATCCGTTCCCTAGCCCACGGGCCTCTTCCGCAACTCCTAACTAAACCATTAGGCCGCACCAACAGAGCACCGCCCACCACCGCATCTCCATCCGCATCTTCAGTCTAGCTCGCCCCTCCAGCGAGCAATCTCCCATCACATCGACATACAATCGATGTCTGGCGCGTGAGCCGTCTGGACAATTCGAGCCGACTATGCGATTCTTGCGATAAGGCGCGACCATACTCTGTCTTGGAGATATTTTTGACATCATCTTCCGCCGTACGAATCTATCTAAGCCGAATCCCCCATTTCGTTCCAAAAATCAGGGGTCTTCAACGACTTGACCGCACGAATACCTCCGCAGACCACCGCCCAAAATGTCGAGCTCAGGCACAGGCTTTCTCGGCCGCTCAAGTAGCAGCAATGCTAATATGCGTGGATTGGTTCAGTTCATTGCTGATCTCAGAAATGCGAGAGCGCGTGAACTCGAGGAAAAGCGAATCAATAAGGAGCTGGCCAATATTCGACAGAAGTTCAAGGATGGCAGTCTCAGCGGTTATCACAAGAAGAAATATGTCTGCAAGTTGCTATATATTTACATCCTGGGCTGGAATGTCGATTTTGGACACCTCGAGGCTGTGAATTTGATCTCAGCAAACAAATACTCAGAGAAGCAGATAGGTTATCTGGCTATGACACTCTTTCTCCACGAAAAGCACGAGCTTCTGCACCTTGTCGTCAACAGCATCCGCAAGGACCTGCTCGACCATAATGAGCTTTTCAATTGTCTTGCTCTTCATGCGATTGCCAATGTTGGAAGTCGAGAGATGGGCGAGGCCTTGAATGGAGAGGTTCATAGACTCCTGATTTCGCCGTATGCGCTCATACCCCTTTAGTGCGATGGAACCACACTGACCGCTGTCACGCAGTACTTCAAAATCGttcgtcaagaagaaggccgctCTGACGCTCCTCCGATTATACCGCAAGCACCCAGATATCGTATCGCCGCAATGGGCGGAGCGCATTATCCACCTTATGGACGACTCTGACCTCGGCGTTGCACTTTCTGTCACATCACTGGTCATGACACTAGCTCAAGATAATCTAGAGCAATACAAGGGAGCGTATGCCAAAGCAGCAGCTCGCCTGAAGCGAATTCTTATCGACGGCGAATATACGACCGATTACCTTTACTACAAAGTCCCCTGCCCCTGGCTGCAGATCAAATTACTTCGTCTTCTGCAGTACTTTCCACCTGCAGGTAAGTGTGGTAGCGCAATTACACAGGGAGTAGTTACTGACACAATGTCCAGAGGATACTCATGTTCGGGAAATGATTCGCGAGTCCCTGCAAAAGATCCTGAACCTAGCCATGGAGACCAATAAGAACGTTCAGCAGAATAACGCTCAAAACGCCGTGCTCTTTGAAGCCATCAACCTTATCATCCACCTAGACACTGAGCATGGTCTGATGAAGCAAATTTCAACGAGGCTGGGCAAATTTATCCAGAGCCGGGAGACCAACGTCAGATATCTGGGCTTGGAAGCTATGACACATCTGGCTGCACGCGCTGAAACTCTGGACCCCATCAAGCAACACCAGGAAATTATTCTTGGCTCGCTCAAAGATCGAGATATCAGTGTTCGTCGTAAGGGTCTGGACTTGCTCTACAGCATGTGTGACGCCACAAATGCCCAGGTCATCGTTGGTGAGCTATTGCACTACCTACAGAATGCCGACTTTGCTATCCGAGAAGAAATGGTCCTTAAGATTGCCATTCTTACGGAAAAGTACGCTACTGATGTGCAGTGGTACGTCGATATCTCCCTCAGACTTATCGCCATGGCTGGAGATCATGTCAGCGATGAGGTGTGGCAGCGAGTTATTCAAATCGTGACGAACAACGAGGAGCTACAGGTTTACGCAGCTCAAAATGCGCTACAATATGTCAAGGGTGACCACTGCCACGAGACTCTGGTCAAGATTGGCGCCTATATATTGGGAGAGTTTGGTCATTTGGTTGCTGACCAGCCTCGCTGCAGCCCTATTGAGCAGTTTATGGCTCTTCAGGGCAAGCTGACGGCATGCTCTTCGAGTACCCGTGCCATGATTCTCTCATGCTTTGTCAAATATGTCAACTTGTTCCCGGAAATCAAGCCTCAGCTTATCCATGTGTTTGAGTTTCACAGCCACAACCTGGACTCCGAGCTTCAGCAGAGAGCTTGTGAATACTTGACTCTTGTGAATATGCCAACGGATGACCTCCTTCGAACAGTTTGCGACGAGATGCCTCCTTTCCCTGAACGGCAGTCTGCACTTCTCTCGAGACTACACCAGAAACATGCTAATACGAGTGACCGACGGACCTGGGTAGTGGGAGGAAAGGATGCCAACGCGGACGCTCGGGAACTTAGCATGGGTACTGGAGCACTCAAGAGAACTTTCAGCTCGAATGTCCCACTGAACGGCAAACCGAATGGCCAGGCTGCAACTGGTACAAATGGTCATAGCAATGGAGTTGCCGATTTGGCTGGGCTCGATCTCAACGCACCCACACCATCTGAGCCAAAGATGCTCAAGGCCCCTAACTTGGCCAGTGCAGCTCATTTGTCACCCGGATGGGAGCAAGGATTCAACAGACTTCTTGTTAGATCAGATGGCGTTCTATATGAAGATGGCCAGTTACAGATTGGTGTTCGATCGGAATATCGTGGCCAGATGGCTTGCTTGATCACATATTTTAAGAACAAGACACCAGCAACTATCAGTTCCTTCACAACGACATTGGATCTagacgagaatgagaaggagaacctTACCTGGGACGTCAAAAACCTCCCTGATAGTACCATTGTGCAAGGTGGGCAGTCCCAGCAAGTTGTTATGTTCGAAGCAAAGAAGATTTTCGAGAAGAGTCCGACTGTACGCATCAGTTACCTGGCAGGTGCACTACAGGCACTTACTCTGAAGCTTCCCGTGTCTATACACAAATTCATGGACCCGGCAGAGTTGACTGCTGAGGACTTTTTCAAGAGATGGAAGCAGATTGGAGGTGCCCCCCGGGAGGCGCAGGCCATTTTCGGAGTCAGTGGTAAGGGCGACAGAGAAATCACAGAGAGCTTCGTTACAAAGACAGTCGAGGGCTTCAGATGGCGTGTGCTGGACATGGTTGACCCTAACCCCAAGAACGTTGTTGGTGCGAGCGTGCTCCACACATCTCAAGGAGGCAAGTTTGGTTGTCTTATGAGACTGGAGCCAAACTACGGACAACAGGTAGGCACAATCATCCCGCTTCAGATATTGCATATTCTAACTATTCAACAGATGATTCGATTGACTGTCCGTGCCACAGATGATTCCGTGCCAGCGGTCTTGCTGAAGTATATGCAAGAACGCCTTGCTGCAGGAATCTCAACGGGACCGGATCGATTTGAGCCACCTTCACGGGAGCAGATTTCGGATTCTTTCCGTAATGTGATGGTGACTTGATGGGAGAACATGATGTTTATCTTCTATATATTCGCCGGGCAGGAGTTGTTATAATACCACAGAAGCATATGGGCGTTGGGGAACTAGCATGAAACCGGAGGAAGCGCTCAATTAAAGCCAACCGTTTATTGGCTGAAAAGTTGCCTGCGTCTATCCTCCTTGTATAGTCCCTCTTTACCGCACAAGGCGATGAAAGCTGTGCGGAGTGATCATCTGATCAAGGAGGATGCAGTTACTACATACCACGATCTCCCATTGTAAATTGAATGAAAATGATGCAAAGAAACATGTAATCAAGCGGTGAAGACGATAGAGCAGGTCAGGCATTAGAGAACCCCATCAACTTGAAGAAAGCAGGCTTCAATAAGAGTTAAATTTTGTGTTAACTCACTGTTTACTCCTTGATCTTTGCATCTGCCTTAGCTGGCCTCTGCCCGAAAATAGTGCTGCCAACACGAACCTCACTACTTCCCAGGCGAATTGCACCTTCAAAATCCTCACTCATACCCATGCTCAACTCCAGGCTATCCTTATCCAAATTCAGCTCCTTAGCCACAAGATCTAGCTGCTCCTTGAGAGCAACAAAGTCCTCGTTTTCAGTCTCAGCGGTCGTGGCTTTGCTGCGAGCAATAGCCCCGATGGTCATGAGACCGAGAAAACGGAGGCTGGGGCATTTCTCGATGACTTCACGGCATAGAGCAACGGTCTCTTCACCGGGGGCACAGCCAGACTTGGCTTCCTCTCCGGATGTGTTGACTTGCACATGGACAccaatcttgtcaagatcaggctgtgaagaaagaagattTGTGCGGGCAGTGTTGAGGAGCTGGGCCTTTTTGGAGGTATCTATGCTTGAGACACAGAAGAGATTTGGGATCTTTCCCAGGGACTTGCAATGGTCTAACACATCAGATCAGTATGCGTGGTTCCATGCGTATAAGTCAGGTCTCTTACTAGACTGGAGACCACCGATAAAATGCCACTGGATAGTTTTCGGGAGCAAAGCTGCTTTTTGAGTCAACTCTTGAGAATAGTTCTCACCAAAGTGAGTATGGGAAGTAGGAGCCTGATGAAGTGCTAGAATGTCATTTACGGGCTTGAGCTTTGAGACAGCAACAAGTCGGACCTGATATAGATGTAAGCCAGGTTATGTTCATTGGTGTTTGAAtatgagagtgagagtgagagtgagtgtgagtgtgacgCATACATTTCGACCGTCTGCTACGGCAGCAATACGCTCTTTGACAGACTTGAGCTGAGAAACAAGTGCCTGAGCCCTTGAGGGATCGATTCTCATTTCTTCTTGAGAATCACTCATGTTATGAATGTGGTCCTGTAAGTCGGGCTGTTGCTAAGACAGTGGTGATTGTTGTAAGTGGGCAAAGTGATTTTGGGCGACCGGGTCATCGTCGGTTAGGTCATGCATTCAGTGCCGACGACCCAAAGTGGCCACCATAGCTCAGTCAGAAACCATACCCCTTGGGACTTCTAAACCAATTTTATAACGACAAATATTCATAAATTCGAGAGAGTAGAGCGAACTATATACATATGAGGCTTATCGGAGATGGCCACTGATCTGAAAACTGGCCGCCGCAGGGCTACCAGCAGCGCAGCTACAAGACCAGGACACACGAGACGAAAGTCAAGAGCTGTTATCCAGCCAAAGTCAACACATACATCAGATGAATTTCTACAAGACTTCCTGGACCCTACATTTGATCCCGCAACTttcctcaactcaactcttCCTCCACTGCAGCAGCGCTCTATACCTGGCCGAACCGGAGATGTCGCACCCCTTGCTGAGCTGTCCACGCAAGCTCAGACTCTTATTTCACAACTTAACGCCCAGACTTCACGGCTATCATCTACTCTTACGCATCTTACAGATGACATTTTGAGAAGCGGGAGTCGCCTCGCTTATGAGGTGGAGCTACTACGAGGCGAGACGTTGAGCCTTCAGGAGACTATGAATGAGACTCTTCACGACGACATCAAGAAGTTTGTTCCCGAAGGATTGCAGGAAGCCATCGAGGCAAAGAATGCCGCTGCGGCCGCTGCTAAAGAAGATCGGAGTGCGGCACCGTCGACAACTGCTGTAGCTGTCACCAACGACGGAGCCAATCCAGACGACCCTGAGTTCATCAGACAGTTACAAACATTAACTCTTGTGCGAGCACGCCTGGACTCAGTTATCAAGACATTCGGAGATGCCATGGAATTCGTCTTTCCACCATCAGAGATCTCCGTCAGCTCCGGTTTCCTCTCAGTATCAGCACCCGAGCCAGGTTCAGCACAGCAAAGTTCCGAGGAAAAGGGCAAGGAAGTACTCAAGAACATCAGAAACGAGATATCGGATTTACTGAACAAGTCTGACGACCCTGTTCAAGGCATTGAGAAAGCGGCACAAAGAATTGAACAACTCAAGGAGCTTAACCGCGTATGGAAGGACACAGCAGAGGAGAAGGGACGAAATAAGTTCATAGAGAGTCTTGCCAAGACGGTCGAAGACAAGCATCGGGATCTAATGAAGGAAATGGAGCAGACCAAGGAGAAGACTAAAGTGGAATCACGGTCACGGAAAGGCAGTGTCACTAGAGATGCTGCAGCGACTGTGGTAGAGGATACAAAGGCACCGGGTGGGTTTGGACTGATTAGCCAGTTGCACAAGCTTCGAGGTGGTCTGTGAACCAATGATAGAGACTCATAAACTGAAAGCTACAACATCTTATTGTTTTCACTGAACGTATTGATTGTCCCTGTTGAAGGTGAAGCTCTGTCGCTGACAGTGTAAGCACAGTATCTCGCACTACGGCCGTACAGCCAATCACTCCACTGACTGGGTCGCATGACAAGATCGGCCCGGGGCACTATTTTCTTATACTACCGTTTGCAGTAGGCGGTGAGGTCACTAACAATCGCCCCGGCGAGGTCATGCCTCTCTGGGCCTGTGTCTCTCCCAGTTTGAGCCGAGACAATAGAAACACTTCCAGGTTGCTTTACATACTTCCTTCCACTGCCACATTGTTCTatcattgcattgcattgcgtTGCACCGGCACTGACACCGACACTGGCAATTGTTCGTTTGCCTTGCTCTATTATCCTTTTACCAGCCAAAAGCACCTTATTTGCTGTGGAGTAGACGCTCTCTCTGCTTTATTTGTCTTGGCTATCTCTTTCACTTGCAGTCAGCTCTTTTATCCCAAGTTGCATGGACTCTTTACTCTCCCAACCCTTacagcctcagccttgaaCCCATAATCACGAAGATAGCACGGGTCTCAACCTTCTGGCATCTTTTCTGAAGCCTGCAGAACCATTTTTGTAAATATCAGATACCACTTACACACAACCGCAACTATTTGCAATGGCTGCCAACGAAGCAGCGGCCCTTGCAAACATGGCCAACCGACCCGACCGACGCTCTCCTGCTCCCGCTTCCCAATCAAAAAGGGATCGCAAGCGACAAGCTCTTATAGAGAGACTCTCTAGCATGACCGATAAGTTCCATCGGGAAAGGGACATGACATATCGTGATCAGCTGCAGAAGATCCAGTTTGACATCAATCTCGTACAGCGCTTCGACCCTTACGATCCGAAGGTCCTTGAGGTCATCTCTGGACTCCAGAAGGAGCACACCAACACACAAGGACCTCCGGTCAACGCCGAAGATGCCCGAAGCTTGCTTGATATGGCTGGTATCCGATTCTCTGACTTCGTCGACGAAGTCGAGGATTTGGTGGAAATTCGTGATTTTCAGCTGGCGCAGTCAAAAGTAAGAAACCCTCACGCTACACGATCAAGTGTCTTGCTAACCATGTATCCAAACAGAATGAATACGAccgacgacgagaagaatATAGAAACACTTACGATTACAAGGTTGAAACCGCCAAGCGCGAGCACCGAGCCCTTACCAGCACCCTTCGAGACCGATTGGTCAATACCCTCACCCACAAGAAGAACCGGTTGAACCGCGAGAAAGAGGTTCTGGAGATTAATGATTCCAATGCCTTGCTACTCAACCCCAATCAGTTCAGCTTGACCAATCCTGCGAGCCCCGGTGGTCCTCACGGAAAGCGAGCCACACGTCTGCGCAAGGACGCCGACGATCTGCAGATGTATTCCGACaacaagaagcgcaagcgaaacggcggcgatgatgacggcTCACCTGCCCCGACAAGACGAGCCCTCGATAACCACAACACTACACCTCTATGGCAGTCTGAAAAGGCTCGTGCTGCTGCTAAGCAGAACGGACCTATCTACAGCATCGACAAGCTTTTCACCGACAAGGAGCTTTCGCTCAATTATAACACTGCTGCCCTTGCTGCGCACCAGTACATTCTTCGCAATCGTGTTAGCGGCGGCGGCTCTCCCGAAGACAGCGATTCCGGCAACGGTGAAGCCAATGGCGACCAGGACGCCGATTCTCAACCTTCTGCCCCAGCTATGGAGCGCTCCGTCTCGCACGCCACCCGCAGCACTCGTGGCGGTAATTTACTTGACGACAAGATTTTAGGTCTTGAGGGTATCACCAATTTTGAAGTTCACAACTTGGATCTCCTCCACGCCCACGAACCCCCCAAGATGCCTCCTCCGGTTCCCCAGCAATACCTCAAGCCATACCCTCGTACAGCAGACCAGAACTTCCCTGTGCCCCTGTCCAACGACGATATCACTTCCGATCTTACGATTATGGGTTTCTTCAAGCAATACGACGCAGCGCACAAACCTGGAGCTCACCTTGATCGCCCAACTGGAATGCGCCGAGTTCTCGCTGCTGTATCAATACCTTACCAGCATTCACGATATGTCGCTTTTACTAGCGCCCCTAGAGAAGACCCTGAATTTGTTCGCGATTCATTGGGTCTACCAGctctcagcagccttcgAGACCAGCCAAGCCCAGCACATGCTGGCGCAGCTACTTCAGTGGCAGCCCTGTCCAGCGCCGCCGTGCCTATGAGTCGCCAGAGCAGTGCCGGCGGAGTTGCCATGAGCCGCCAGGGTAGCAGCAGTACGCGTGGCAAGGGACGTAAGAACTAGAAATTCTCGCGGCGCAAATGACCCCCTTTTTGTAGTATTGCAAGCGCGGCGCAAGGGCATAGCATCGATTTGGCTTACGGCAGCATCTGATTCAATAGAAGTCCGAAAGACTACAGCAGCAGTCGGTGTGGGGTCCGTTAATGGGCTCGTTTTACTCAAGGCTTGTGGATAAAGAAACGAGCTGAATCATCAGCAATGGATATTGTTTTTTACTTTatgttttctctctctctcttttatTAGCAGGCTGAGACTTGATGAATAGAAGTAGAAATGTCATGCTTGTTATATCAAATTGACAGCGACTGGATCAACACATGATGATATCATAAACTCCAATGCCATGCTCTCTCCCTTTCCCTTCCAAACAACGCATCTTCAAGGACCAAATACCAATGCGCGCACCTCGATACTCTCACGACCTTCCGCATCAGCCCGGGTCCTAGGATCTTCAAAAGCAGTATGCGGCACACGACCCTTGATATTAGATCCCGGCTTGAGAGATTCGCTATCGAAGCACTCCAGCAACAGCCTCTCGCTACCCGTCATACCACTGAGGTAGTACCACTTCTGCTTGGGATTGTGCTGAATCGCTGCAGTCCAACCGCGGTACCCATCTGGGTATCGGTGCTCAACAGGGATgacgtcgtcgtcttcgacAGAAGCAGAGGATGCAACAGCCAGAGGAAAAGACTCGAGGGGCTTCTTGTTCAGAGGTCGCCAGACGTTGATGAGACGATAGCGACGCCTGAGAAGCTCATCTGCCTCATCTGGGAAGTATTTGCGAACTCGCTGAGCTACAGCCGCAGCTGTTTGATCAATGTGTACACGAGTCACAGGCGCACGAGGAGCATTGGGTGTTTGACGGCGAATAGTGtgatcaaagaagaagaccctgTTAGAGCCAGGAAcgttcttgaggagaagctgttCAAGCTCTGGGTAGTAGTTCTCCTTGATAgagtcatcatcgacaaagtCGATCTCGCTGGAGGGCGGAACATCCTGTATGACTTGGAAAGCATCACGGTCTAGGTGATACTCGGGCTCATGACCACGGATGTCGTGTATGACAGTTGGTTGAGGGTTGTCTGTGAAGTTGCGTTGAGGAAGACCCTTGGGGGGGGTATCGACGTGGTTATAGGGAGTTGAATTGTCGGAGGGAGGATTGAAGAAGTTCAGAGTTGCTGTGACGTCGCCACGGGGAATATTTGAAGAGACGGCCATTGTCAAGACTTATAGGACTTGGTATGTCAATTGGAACAGAATATAGAGAAACTGATGCGAGTTTGCACAATAGCGATAATGGTAGAGATATCAAATGTGATGATTTTAATCTGGGGTTTGAATCAATAAAGATGCTCTCTGCAACAAGTCGAAGTCGCTTCCTTTCCAGCCCTTTATACTTTTCATCTGCACTTAGAGATGCTACCATCATAACATATGGATTTCAAATCAGAACCGAGTTCACTTCACCATCTCATACCAAAATTGGCCATGAGGCCGTATGTGCTTGAGCACGCAATTCCAAGATGCACAACCGTTGGCTGGATGTCGGTTAATTGACATCCATGGTCGCAAGggcgtaggtaggtacagtcGATTTGATTAGTAAAGGGTTTTGATTACTGTACACAGCTCGTTTGTTTAAATGGCCATGTTAGTTGAGAGAACCAATGAGAATCACAAAGTGAGTATGTCGGGAATTATACGGGTTTGTTAGAGTTGTGATAGATTGGCTGCCTACCTTATGTACAATGGCGTCAAGAAGTATGAATGTACTAACGTTAAGAGAAAAGCTTTTCGCTTGGTGAATGATGACGGCAAAACTCGATTGTGCACGGCCGTCTTACTGTATACGAGATACGGATAGATAGGTATAGACCTAGGCATAGATCTACAGTGGCAGTAAGCAGAAACTCCTCATCCTGGGCCAATTGCTAAATTTAGCCTCTTTTGCTCCATCGCTTGGTGGCCTAATTTGCAACATGAATCCCCCTTTCATATCTGAAACGCGTAGAAATACTCTTCGCTAAATAGCATCTGCAAGGCTGTCACACTCTTAAACTGTCTTGAACTGGAATACTGTTGCTCTCAAAGACAATTCTTAAGCCTTGGTTCGTTTGCTCGTCTTGTCCGTTGCCCCGTTGGATCAGCCGGCGAGTTCATGTCTCAAATCTCATCCTTCAGACTCACCTCTTGTCTGTGTCTGTTTACCCCCAATTCTCACATGAAACGAAACACGAAACAGCAAACTCGACTACGTAAAAGACGTGACGTGCTGAAATAACTCAGGGCCAAGAAAAAACTTGAAGAGATGAACTCGAAATGCCGTCACCTGCCTCTGTCAACAACTCTCCTCCGGCTCCGAGTCCGGCCCAGACTCAGCCTCCACCTCAGCCCGGCGCATCGGGGGCCGGATCCGCTGCGCCTCCGACCACGCGACCGGGCCTTCCGGACCGTGACGTTTCCGAGAACACGGTAGAGGATGCTTACGTTGACTTTATTCTCTTTTGCAATCCGGCAGTGCCGCTCTCTACTGACACGACAAGTCTGAGAGAGGCATTCCGTAATCCTCCTCGCAGCGGCGGCAAGTCCTTCAACACATTCGCCAT
This region includes:
- a CDS encoding hypothetical protein (EggNog:ENOG41~BUSCO:EOG09263BE5) translates to MSDSQEEMRIDPSRAQALVSQLKSVKERIAAVADGRNVRLVAVSKLKPVNDILALHQAPTSHTHFGENYSQELTQKAALLPKTIQWHFIGGLQSNHCKSLGKIPNLFCVSSIDTSKKAQLLNTARTNLLSSQPDLDKIGVHVQVNTSGEEAKSGCAPGEETVALCREVIEKCPSLRFLGLMTIGAIARSKATTAETENEDFVALKEQLDLVAKELNLDKDSLELSMGMSEDFEGAIRLGSSEVRVGSTIFGQRPAKADAKIKE
- a CDS encoding hypothetical protein (EggNog:ENOG41), with protein sequence MATDLKTGRRRATSSAATRPGHTRRKSRAVIQPKSTHTSDEFLQDFLDPTFDPATFLNSTLPPLQQRSIPGRTGDVAPLAELSTQAQTLISQLNAQTSRLSSTLTHLTDDILRSGSRLAYEVELLRGETLSLQETMNETLHDDIKKFVPEGLQEAIEAKNAAAAAAKEDRSAAPSTTAVAVTNDGANPDDPEFIRQLQTLTLVRARLDSVIKTFGDAMEFVFPPSEISVSSGFLSVSAPEPGSAQQSSEEKGKEVLKNIRNEISDLLNKSDDPVQGIEKAAQRIEQLKELNRVWKDTAEEKGRNKFIESLAKTVEDKHRDLMKEMEQTKEKTKVESRSRKGSVTRDAAATVVEDTKAPGGFGLISQLHKLRGGL
- a CDS encoding hypothetical protein (EggNog:ENOG41), with product MAANEAAALANMANRPDRRSPAPASQSKRDRKRQALIERLSSMTDKFHRERDMTYRDQLQKIQFDINLVQRFDPYDPKVLEVISGLQKEHTNTQGPPVNAEDARSLLDMAGIRFSDFVDEVEDLVEIRDFQLAQSKNEYDRRREEYRNTYDYKVETAKREHRALTSTLRDRLVNTLTHKKNRLNREKEVLEINDSNALLLNPNQFSLTNPASPGGPHGKRATRLRKDADDLQMYSDNKKRKRNGGDDDGSPAPTRRALDNHNTTPLWQSEKARAAAKQNGPIYSIDKLFTDKELSLNYNTAALAAHQYILRNRVSGGGSPEDSDSGNGEANGDQDADSQPSAPAMERSVSHATRSTRGGNLLDDKILGLEGITNFEVHNLDLLHAHEPPKMPPPVPQQYLKPYPRTADQNFPVPLSNDDITSDLTIMGFFKQYDAAHKPGAHLDRPTGMRRVLAAVSIPYQHSRYVAFTSAPREDPEFVRDSLGLPALSSLRDQPSPAHAGAATSVAALSSAAVPMSRQSSAGGVAMSRQGSSSTRGKGRKN
- a CDS encoding hypothetical protein (EggNog:ENOG41) — protein: MAVSSNIPRGDVTATLNFFNPPSDNSTPYNHVDTPPKGLPQRNFTDNPQPTVIHDIRGHEPEYHLDRDAFQVIQDVPPSSEIDFVDDDSIKENYYPELEQLLLKNVPGSNRVFFFDHTIRRQTPNAPRAPVTRVHIDQTAAAVAQRVRKYFPDEADELLRRRYRLINVWRPLNKKPLESFPLAVASSASVEDDDVIPVEHRYPDGYRGWTAAIQHNPKQKWYYLSGMTGSERLLLECFDSESLKPGSNIKGRVPHTAFEDPRTRADAEGRESIEVRALVFGP